The following coding sequences lie in one Camelus bactrianus isolate YW-2024 breed Bactrian camel chromosome 8, ASM4877302v1, whole genome shotgun sequence genomic window:
- the LOC105077230 gene encoding trace amine-associated receptor 8 — protein MTSNLSQPAAVQLCYENVNGSCIKTPYSPGSRVILYTLFGFGSLVAVFGNLLVMTSVLHFKQLHSPTNFLIASLACADFLVGVTVMPFSLVRSVESCWYFGARFCALHSCCDVAFCYSSVFHLCFISIDRYIAVTDPLVYPTKFTVSVSGICIGLSWVLPITYSGAVFYTGVSDDGMEELVSALSCVGGCQIVVNQQWVLIDFLLFFIPTLVMIILYSKIFLIAKQQAVKIENTGSKAESSSESYKARGARRERKAAKILGVTVVAFMIAWLPYTMDTLIDAYMGFTTPAYIYEICCWGAYYNSAMNPLIYALFYPWFRKAIKVILRGGLFKDTSSTISLFSE, from the coding sequence ATGACCAGCAATCTTTCCCAACCTGCAGCTGTGCAGCTCTGCTATGAGAATGTGAATGGGTCTTGTATTAAAACTCCCTACTCACCCGGCTCTCGGGTGATTCTGTACACACTGTTTGGCTTTGGGTCTTTAGTGGCTGTGTTCGGAAACCTCTTGGTGATGACATCAGTTCTTCACTTCAAGCAGCTGCATTCTCCAACCAATTTTCTCATCGCCTCTCTGGCCTGTGCTGACTTTCTGGTGGGAGTGACTGTGATGCCGTTCAGCCTGGTCAGGTCCGTAGAGAGCTGCTGGTACTTTGGAGCCAGATTCTGTGCCCTTCACAGTTGCTGTGATGTGGCATTTTGTTACTCTTCTGTCTTCCACTTGTGCTTCATCTCCATCGACAGGTACATTGCTGTGACGGACCCTCTGGTCTATCCCACCAAGTTCACGGTGTCTGTGTCAGGCATATGCATCGGCCTCTCCTGGGTCCTGCCCATTACTTACAGCGGTGCTGTGTTCTACACAGGTGTCAGTGATGATGGGATGGAGGAATTAGTAAGTGCTCTCAGCTGTGTAGGTGGTTGTCAAATTGTTGTAAATCAGCAATGGGTTTTGATAGATTTTCTGTTATTCTTCATACCTACTCTTGTTATGATCATTCTTTACAGTAAGATTTTTCTCATAGCTAAACAACAAGCtgtaaaaattgaaaatactGGTAGCAAAGCAGAATCATCCTCAGAAAGTTACAAAGCCAGAGGggccaggagagagagaaaagcagccaAAATCCTGGGGGTCACGGTGGTAGCATTTATGATCGCATGGTTACCATACACCATGGATACATTAATTGATGCTTATATGGGCTTCACAACCCCTGCCTATATTTATGAGATTTGCTGTTGGGGTGCTTATTATAACTCAGCCATGAACCCTTtgatttatgctttattttatcCATGGTTTAGGAAAGccataaaagttattttaagggGGGGACTTTTTAAGGATACTTCATCAACCATTAGTTTATTTTCAGAATGA
- the LOC105077432 gene encoding trace amine-associated receptor 7a-like, which yields MSSDWPPPAAAQLCYEHLNGSCVKTPYSPGPRLILYAAFGSGAALAVFGNLLVMISILHFKQLHSPANFLIASLACADFLVGVAVMPFSTVRSVEGCWYFGQRFCQFHSCFDGSFCYASIYHLCFISLDRYLAVTDPLLYPTRFTANVSGLCIAFSWLFSIFYSFSLFGTGANEAGLEDLVSALTCVGGCQIAVNQSWVLVNFLLFFLPMLVMIIVYSKIFLIAKQQARKIESVSNKTVRSSDSYRDRVAKRERKAAKTLGIAVVAFLISWLPYFVDSIIDAFLGFITPTYIYEILVWIAYFNSAMNPLIYAFFYPWFRKAIKLIATGKVLRENSSTIHLLSG from the coding sequence ATGAGCAGCGACTGGCCGCCTCCCGCGGCTGCGCAGCTCTGCTATGAGCACCTGAACGGATCCTGTGTCAAAACCCCCTACTCACCCGGCCCCCGCCTGATCCTGTACGCTGCGTTCGGCTCTGGAGCTGCCCTGGCTGTGTTTGGAAACCTCTTGGTGATGATTTCAATTCTCCACTTCAAGCAGCTGCATTCTCCAGCCAATTTTTTGATCGCCTCCCTGGCCTGTGCGGACTTCTTGGTGGGGGTGGCTGTGATGCCCTTCAGCACAGTGAGGTCCGTGGAGGGCTGCTGGTACTTTGGGCAGCGCTTCTGTCAGTTTCACTCCTGTTTTGACGGGTCGTTCTGTTATGCTTCCATCTACCACCTGTGCTTTATCTCTCTCGACAGGTACCTGGCGGTCACTGACCCCCTGCTCTATCCCACCAGGTTCACTGCCAATGTTTCTGGCCTGTGTATTGCCTTCTCCtggcttttttccattttttattctttttccctttttggcACAGGTGCGAATGAAGCTGGGCTGGAGGATCTAGTAAGTGCTCTCACCTGTGTGGGTGGCTGTCAAATTGCAGTGAATCAAAGTTGGGTATTGGTcaatttcctattatttttccttcccatGCTTGTGATGATAATTGTGTACTCCAAGATCTTCCTCATTGCCAAACAACAGGCAAGAAAAATTGAAAGTGTGAGCAATAAGACTGTGAGATCCTCAGACAGTTACAGAGACAGAGTGgccaagagggagagaaaagcagcaaAAACGCTGGGCATTGCAGTGGTAGCATTTCTGATTTCCTGGCTGCCATACTTTGTGGATTCAATAATTGATGCCTTCCTGGGCTTCATCACCCCCACATACATTTATGAAATATTGGTTTGGATTGCTTATTTTAACTCAGCTATGAACCCCTtgatttatgctttcttttatcCTTGGTTTCGAAAAGCCATCAAATTAATTGCCACTGGCAAAGTCTTGAGAGAGAATTCTTCAACAATACATTTACTTTCTGGCTAA